CTGCTCTAAGTCACTGTGTGAACACAGGACCACTGTGGTGactctgacagtagtaaactcctGTATCCTCAGCCTGGACATCACTGATGGTCAGAGTGAAGTCAACACCATTTCCTCTCCCACTGCCACTGAACCAGGTGGAATCTCCTGTGAACCTGTCTGATGTGTAATAGATCAGGAGTTTAGGAGCTTCTCCAGACGTCTGATGGTACCAGGCCAGGTAATACTGTGAGCCAGTGTACTGAGTGATTTGACCAGGCTGGACTGATTGAGCTGCAGACTGAGTTGATACATACTGGCCCCAAGACCCTGCAGAGAGATAAAAGGGAACATCACATATAGGAAGGTAACATAGTTGGAAGATTATAACCGTAATTCCACATTTACAACATGCTGCTTGCATACTGAAAATGTTAAAATGTCTCTCACCTTGTGCGTAACAGACCAGAGTCCAGATGAAGATGGGGATGAAAGTCATGGTTGCCCTGTGTTGTGTTTAAATGAAATACAGCTCTCACATGAAGTGTTCAACTCACAGAGCTATAAACACTTCCAGAGCACTGAAGCATGTGATGCCAATGCAAAGTGTCTCTCTATGGAAATGTTCCTCCTGGGCAAATCACTGCACTGTCATTAAGAAAAGTTCTGAAATCCTGCTCCATGTATTGTCTGAAAGTCATTACACCAACGTATTTATACTGACACATTCTTTCATTGCTGTATCAAGCTCTTTTCATGATTACTTGTTACAATATGATTAGATATTATCAACATAGTGCACAGCAGTTCCATACTGTTGAAAGTTTATTGCGGAACGGGGAACGTGAATGTGACCAATCTCCTGGAGTTCCAGagtataccagtagggggcatCAGTGGCAAAGTAAGATAAATTGATCAGTTCCATGTTGTGTTATTAACATTTTGAAGTAAAGTGAGTTAAATTAAAATGCCTATTCAGATGTAATATATCAAAAAAGGTGCTTATACAGTGTGTATATTTTTAAACAATAGGGTTATTGTTGAAATCTGAGATTGGTTTGACTAAATTTAGCTTGACAAAGAGCAAGACACATGTCTCTAAAGTTTCAAAGGTTTTTGTATGGCCATTGCATGAGTTTGTATCACTGGTACACTTTTGATGGAGGCACTAGACTGGATTTTAGAAGTAAGTTTATACACGTGTAATTTCTCATTTAAATAAATGTTCAGTTTTGCTATctaattttgttatttttttgttgcaATATTTACTACTTTTGCTAAGTGTGCTTGCTATCTTAAAAAGTCCTGCTGTTCATGTGAATATACTTTTTGGTTTCAACTTGTGATAAAATGTCTTGTAAATTACATTATAACTTTTAATGTTGTTCTGATAATCTTGAAAACATAAAAAAAGGTTGTGTCTTTTAAATTAACCTGCAATAGGCTATGAAACTTTTTCTTGAttaccaaattcacatagaaataggAGTTCTATATGTTTCATTCTCATCGTCTATGAAGAGTAGATTGTTCGATGTGTGCTATTTCCATGGTTCCCATTCTtaaatgttgtttttgttttacttTAGGTTTTGCACACCTgatcaaacagctgaaaatacaatatttctggttatggaaaatatatttcacagtggtttagatgatacaatgattctctactacaccaggtgtcacaccctgacctgagagatcctttttatgtctctattttggtttggtcagggtgtgagttggggtgggcattctatgttttgtgtttctatgattttctatttctaggttttggccgggtatggttctcaatcagggacagctttctatcgttgtctctcattgggaaccatacttaggtaccctttttcccacctgtgtttgtgggaagttaactttgtttgatggCACACAGGCTTCACGGttggttttgtattgtttattgttttgtcggcgtcatttcGAATAAAAGTGAAAATTTACACccaccacgctgcacattggtccagTTCTTTTAACGGTCGTGACACCAGGGCccaccaaccctgttcctggagcactactgtcctgtaggttttcagtccaaccctgttCTTGTAGAGCTACTGTccagtaggttttcactccaaccatgTTCTTgtagagctactgtcctgtaggttttcactcccgGGAGGCTAAGACCAGTGATTTTATAGAAAATGGATTCAGTATTAGTAATATCATGAAGACCAGTGAGTTTATAGCATGGCCTCAGTATTAGTATCACTGTaggtcacaggaggctgctgaggggaggatggctcataataatggctgaaatggagtgaatggaagggtatcaaacacatagaaaccatatTTTTGGGTGGCGCattggttaagggcgctgtactgacCGGGGGGTCcttggggcgacgcacaattggcccagcgtcatccgggttagggagggcttgaccggtagggatatccttaacTCATCGCGCAGCTGCgaatcctgtggcgggccgggcgcagtgcgcacaaaccaaggttgccaggtgcacggtgtttcctccgacacattggtgtggctggcttccgggttggatgcacgctgtgttaagaagcagtgcggcttggatgggttgtgtatcggaggacgcatgactttcaacctgagacaagatagtagctactaaacaattggataccacaaaattggggagaaaaatgggtaaaattaaaaataatatatatatatatatatagtgccttgagaaagtatttgGTCCccgtgaactttgcgaccttttgccacatttcaggcttgaaACATAaagatttgtatttttttgtgaagaatcaacaacaagtgggacacaatcatgaagtggaacgacatttattggatatttcaaacttttttaacaaatcaaaaactgaaaaattgggcgtgcaaaattattcagcccccttaagttaatactttgtagcgctaccttttgctgcgattacagctgtaagtcgcttggggtatgtcgctatcagttttgcacatcgagagactgaaattttttcccattcctccttgcaaaactgctcgagctcagtgaggttggatggagagcatttgtgaacagcagttttcagttctttccacagattctcgattggattcaggtctggactttgacttggccattctaacacctggatatgtttattgttgaaccattccattgtagattttgctttatgttttggatcattgtcttgttggaagacaaatctccgtcccagtctcaggtcttttgcagactccatcaggttttcttccagaatggtcctgtatttggctccatccatcttcccatcaattttaaccatcttccctgtccctgctgaagaaaagcaggcccaaaccatgatgctgccaccaccatgtttgacagtgggtatggtgtgttcagggtgatgagctgtgttgcttttacgccaaacataacgttttgcattgttgccaaaaagttcaattttggtttcatctgaccagagcaccttcttccacatgtttggtgtgtctcccaggtggtttgtggcaaactttaaactacactttttatggatatctttaagaaatgtctttcttcttgccactcttccataaaggccagatttgtgcaatatacgactgattgttgtcctatggacagagtctcccacctcagctgtagatctctgcagttcatccagagtgatcatgggcctcttggctgcatctctgatcagtcttctccttgtatgagctgaaagtttagagggatggccaggtcttggtagatttgcagtggtctgatactccttccatttcaatattatcacttacacagtgctccttgggatgtttaaagcttgggaaatctttttgtatccaaatctggctttaaacttcttcacaacagtatctcggacctgcctggtgtgttccttgttcttcatgatgctctctgcgcttttaacggacctctgagactatcacagtgcaggtgcatttatacggagacttgattacacacaggtggattgtatttatcatcattagtcatttaggtcaacattggatcattcagagatcctcactgaacttctggagagagtttgctgcactgaaagaaaaggggctgaataattttgcacgcccaatttttcagttttttatttgttaaaaaagtttgaaatatccaataaatgtcgttccacttcatgattgtgtcccacttgttgatgattcttcacaaaaaaatacagttttatatctttatgtttcaagcctgaaatgtggcaaaaggtcgcaaagttccagggggccgaatactttcgcgaGGCACTGTATTTAAAAAATCACTGGTCTTCATGACATTACTAGTACTGAATCCATTATCTATAAAATCACTGGTCTTCATGATATTACTAATACTGAAGCCATGTGCTCTAAACTACGTTGATGCTCTATTCTAGTAGCGTGGTGGTTCCGTGACCACAACAATCTGAGTTTCAACCCAACCAAAGCTCACAATCTCACAGCCTTAATCTTCTGGGACTGGGGCAGCTGGGTGTTTGACTAGAGAACTGAACATGGACTGGGGAAGCAGATATTACACTGGACTTTGCATAATGTTCAAATAGGGGACTTCAATCTAAGATCTTTTTATGAATTTgtataaataaaacaaaatgtcGTATTGACAGATATATATAATCGTGACATCAAAGTAGTACTTATTGAATGGAACCATTATGACTGTATTCACTCTTTCAGGGTTGGAGGGGTTTAGAAGTTGAGTAGGTGATGAATAGTTGGGTTTGGACAGGGTCAACATTCATGCATTTGTGTACTGAAATGGGTGCTTTTCATAATATGAAGTGCAATCAAAACTTTCCCAAAAAATCTAAACCTTTTCTGAATGTTGTTCAACATTTCCTGCAAAATCAAGCATTTCTTACAGCTCGGTTTCCTTAGTGGTCCACGTGTCTTTACACAAATGTCAATTTTTGCAGAATACATTGAGAGATATGTACAGTAACATTGTCCATAGACAAGTCTAACCAACTCCATTATTGTATTGTAGTGTCATATTTTGATGAAATGGTGTTTAGGATACTTTAGAATACAGGAGATTCCGTTGCTCTGCTGCTGTTGAGTCAGCAGTTCCTCTATAGCTGAGGGAGGATTTTGTACGACACTCTTACACAGTAAAACCCATTGTACCTCTGCTGACAGTAGTAATCTCCAGCATCTTCAGCCTGGACTCCACTGACTGTCAGAGTGTAATGAGAACCAGATACACTCCCACTGAAACTCTGTCGCCCTCCTCTGACCACAGTGTGTCATGGCAGTTTGGGTGATAAAGTGGGTGTTTTATTTTATGGTGTTTTTAAATCAACTATTTGGTACAGTTTCACAACACTAAGCTTAAAATCCGAAACAGATCATCAAAATGGCTCATGTTTCAAAACTCTAAGCACATTTCCAACTGATTGAGTACAACAAGCAAAGTCACAAATCACTCTCAATTTGGCTGCATATCTAATTGAAGTGTCTGCTGTTCAAaatgaaatattcacttacttctTGTATGAATTCTTTGTCTTTTGCTAACAATGCAATCAACTATCACTTAATTAATCAAACTGCTCAAAAATGATAACTACCGAACCAAAATAATGTAGTGCCTGGTTAACATATAACTGTTAACCACTGTACATTTCTGAATTTTTACCTCATAAGTGTAACAATATGACATCAATTTAAGTTGGAAGGAAAAACCAGTTGTTAAAACCACATTATCATTCTCCATCAACCATTTAAAtttgctctaattacgttggtaaccagtttataatagcaacctcgggggggttgtggtatatggccaatataccacggctaaggcctgtatccaggcactcagaGTTGCGTTgtacataagaacagcccttagccatggaatattggccatataccacacaccctcgtgccttattgcttaattatagtgTACAATGTACTGTTGAAACACCTGGGTTGTATAGAACAATATTTTACAGTCGTTATCTGAATTTCATTGATACACTTCAAGCTGATGGATTTCAAGCAGAGAGACAGGCGATACTGTATCAGTAGAGAAGCTGATTTTGAACATTGTTGCATGGGGCAGAAATTGCGTACAACATGACTCTGTAAAAAGACCGCTATTGTGAACCACTAATCTAACTTTGGGTTGGGGAAGTCCTGTGGTTCGGGGGTGGAATGGGAACCGTTTGTCTTGTTCGGTCTCATCACTTGTTTTTCTGTCCATGGGAACCTGTTTTGTACCTTATTAAAAAGATACAATCATTTGATCACCAACAGATAATAAATGGTATACAACAACTTGCTACAGTTTTACAGTAGCCAACTGCTTTACAATACCCCTGTTTGTGATGATTTGTCCTacgtacagtatgtactgtataagGATAATACAACTATAAgactgacatacagtgccttcagaaagtattcataccccttgaattatgccacattgtgttgtgttacagcctgaattcaaaattgattaaacagACTGtatcctcacccatctacacacaataccccataattaccaagtgaaaatatgttttggaaaacctttgcaaatgtattgaaaatgaaatatagaaatagctcatttacataagtattcccacccctgagtcaatactttgtagaaccacctttgcagtgattacagctgtgagtctttatgGGTAAGTTTCTAAGACCTTTCTACacttggattgtgcaacatttcccCATTTCTCTTTTgagaattcttcaagctctgtcaaattggttattCATCATTGATAAATTAAAAAAATAGGTTTTGCCATCGATTAtttcagtcaaaactgtaactcgtcCACTCTGGAACATTCACTGTCCTCCTGGTAAGCCACTCCATTGTAGGTTTTCCTCATTTTAGGTTATAATCctctgttgaaaggtgaatttgtatCCCAATGTCTGGTGGAAATCAGACTGAACCAGGTCTTCCTACAGGATTTTGCCTGTTCTtggctccattccatttattttttatcctgaaaaactccccagtccttaacgattacaagcatacccataacctAAAGCAGTTACcactatgtttgaaaatatggagagtggtactcagtaatgagttgtattggattttccccaaacacaacactttgtTTTCAGGACAAAAAATTAATTGCctatttttttgcagtattattttggtgccttgttgcaaacaggatgaatgttttgaaatatttgtattctgtacagacttccttcttttcactctgtcaattagattagtattgtggagtatctacaatattgttgatccatcctccgatttctcctatcacagccattaaactctgtaactgttttaaagtcaccattggcctcaggGTGAaattccttcctctccggcatcTGAGTTGGGAAGGACACTTGTGTCTTTGTAGTGAGTGGGTgtactgatacaccatccaaagtgtaataaatAACTTTAATAACTACATTTttatcctgaacttatttaggattGCCGTAACAAAAGGGAGGAATACTTATGAACTCAAGACAATTcagctttcaaatcaaatcacatttatttatatagcccttcttacatcagccgatatcccaaagtgctgtacagaaacccagcctaaaaccccaaacagcaagtaatgcaggtgtagaagcacggtggctaggaaaaactccccagctttcactttttattaatttgtaaacgtTTCTTAGAACATTATTTGTCTTTTGTCATGGTGTGTATAAaggtgaagtcaggtgcaggagagcagagtatgaTAAATAAAGCGCACTTTCTTAAAGTTCCAAACCGGGAGCACAACAAAACAAACGCGCTCAAAAACACGGAACAATAAAGTAAAGCGCTGAAGGTCATCGTATGACatgaaaacaattacacacaaaacatgatgggaaacagagggttaaatacaattAGATAAATGAACAACCAGGTGGGTATGAAACccagacaagacaaatggaattatgaaaaatggagcggcgatggctggAAGCCGGTGACGTCATTCgccaaacgccgcccgaacaaggagaggagccgacttcggtggaagtcgtgacaacttCGACATTACGGGAGATTGTGTGTAGGTTCGTGACACAAAATCTTTAATTGAATCTATTTTATATTCAGACTGGATTTTTTtagggaaaagtcaaggggtgtgaatactttctgaaggcactgtatttctgaaCATGCTCACAACCTGCCGTTGGATTCAAATTATTTAAAACATTGTGTATGTCAAGTTATGGTCAAATACTGTGTGGAAAATGATATTAACCCTCTACTCTAATTTGAATATTATATTTACCATCTACTATTCTTTTTATTCAGCACTTCAAAACGAAAAGCAAGTTAGATTTGAATGACTCAACAGTGAAAGACCTGTGAAACCCCAAAGAATTCACAATCAAAGTTCTGAACATAAGATAGAGGGCATTACAAGTATTAAGAATGTCAAGTTTTGTACTTAGAGTTTTGAAAATATACCACTTACATCTGATAATCTGCAAGTTCCCCAGAACCGCATAAAGAGAAAGTTACACTCTATACACTCATTAAATTGTTGGGAGCATATGTAGGATGTGTGACGCATATCTATGTAGAGTGTtctactttctctctgtctatttatacagttagtcagcacctctacaatAAATGCTGGGTGTGCGTCAGCTCATGATTTTTACCACCTGATcataacccccccaaaaaatgtttatagtttcaaaatatgttttaaacTACAGTATGTCAATCTCAAGCTTTATTTTCCTCATTTTGAACCTAAAGGCATGTTCCTTTGGGTGCAGATAAAGTTGTTTGTCTGTTTACCAAATGTGTTGATACATCTGACATATGGCAAGTTCTACCTTCATTTGGTTCAGAATAAAGAAAATTGGCAGTGTTGGCAAGTAGGCTCACTTCTTGTTGCGGGTTTAGACTGAAACTAAAATGGTTAAACCCATATTGGGCATCAGAGTGGGGTAAGGTTTGAAATGCATGCTTTTATTGATCTACTTAGGCAGAAATGTTGTTGCATGGATCTAGTGTGTTTTTCCATTGTGCTCACTGCTAAAATACCTGATTTTGACATGCATTGAGGCAACTTCACAAATAGACAATATTCCAACACACTGGTAAGTTGAAGCTCCTCTGAACCAAAGCAGAAGTACATGCACTATAAGAGAAACTTACTCATGGTAACCAAATATATGTATTTATTCATGGGAAAGCTGACAGAAGCAATACAATTTAGGCTTTGACCAATGGAGGTCAAGCTTGAAGGGCGAGAGACCAACAATATAACAAATCTAGGCTAACCTATGGATACCTAGAAAGTACAGCCTATACAGTCAGCAACCCAAAATGTAGGTTTTATTGGGGACAAAATAGCAGGGGCAATGGGACTCATATTTGGCTGCTCTAAAAACACCTAAAAAATATATTCCTTTTTGAGAGTACCCTGATTTGTTAAGGTTAGGGTGGGGGGTTTGATTATGGGTAGGCcgagggttagaattaggggttgGCATGCCAGTCATATGACTTTAGTCACACCAGCAGAGCACAGCTTCAAACATCAGATATTTGTGACCTGCATCCTGTTTTTGCCCCTCGACGACGACTTGGGCTGCTCACGGATCCTCCGCGAGGCAAAGGCGTACAAGAAGGGGTCCAGGCAGCAGTTAATAACCATAAAGCACAGGGCGACATGCACTAGCTTGTTTCCGTGGCTCCACAGCGCATCTGACACCTCTGGATGGGATGTCTGCAGCACAATGCAGGCGATAGCTAACACTTTGACAATGTTCACAGGGATCCAGAGGATGAAGAAGGCGACCACCACACTGATGACCAGCCACGTCATTTTGGCACTGCTGAACAGCACCGTCTGGTTAACCCGCCAGTGGAGGCGGCAGTAGGTCGTGACAAGCACAGAGAACGGGACCACGAAACATAAAACTGTCTCCAAGACGAGGACAGCAAATCTTTCAGCATCGGAGCCAGTGTGTCGCTGGCAATGGGGCCAGCCATCAACCACATCGCGAGTGGCAACGGCGGGGGCAGTCAGAGCACCGGCGAGCCCCCAAAGTGCCAGGAACAGCACCGCCTCCCCCTTGCGCCCAAGCCTGTTCCACATCTGCGGGTAGAGCACCTGGAGGTAGCGATGGACACCGAGTAGTGTAACCGTTAGCACGTTACAACACTGGCTGAAGTAGAGCAGGAAGGTGGCTAATTTGCATGCAGCACGGCCCAGAGTCCAGTTGTACAGGATATTGTAGATCAACACAGGAACCATGGCCATGCACAGGATGTCAGAGGAAGCCAAGTTGAGCATGAGGCACAGGGTGAAGTTGAGGCGTCGGGACGAGCGGCGCAGGATGACCACCAGGACAGCTATGTTACCAGGGAGGCCTAGAACACAGCACAGCCCCATGATGATGCTCAATATCAGGTGGCCCGAAACCACGCCACCCGGAATCCAAGTGGAGTTGAAGCTGGAGTTGCTGGAGGAGTTCATGTTCACCGTGGTCCGTGAAAGAATATGAGATCTAAGAGCTGTCTGGAAGACAGTAGACTTTAGACATCTAATTCTTTAGTTTATCGTTCTTCAAATCCTCACAAGTTTGTTTTCTTCTCTTGACCTCTTGTCATAGAGTGATAATAAGGAAACTgatgtgggttaactgcctctgGTCAgcttcctcctgacaaagctgtgtgtgtgtgtgtgtgcatgtgagactgagtctgagtgagtgagtgagtgagtgagtgagtgagtgagtgagtgagtgagtgagtgagtgagtgagtgagtgagtgagtgagtgaaagagagatttGTGTTTGAGGTTAACAATTAGATTCTTCCAATTTTGTCATTAAGGCTTCACTCAACCTGATTCTCATCAATCGACACATGACTCCTAGAAGATAGTTTTAAACTATAGACAAAACATATAAAGTAGATTGTAGCTGTTGTCCAGGGTCAAGCCACACAGTTTTTATATATTATCCCCACATTTAATAATTCATGTTTTTTATGTGATTTTATCTTGTGTAAAATGATTTGAACTATTGACAGATAAATGGATGTGTAATGCATTTAATCCATATCTGTGTTGTTGGCTCTCTTTGAATGTATGGCCTTAGTTTAATGCTTCCATTTAGTGGCAAAATAAggctagaaaaactacaattctTCCCTGCAACAGATTCTAGCATAAATCTACCATGACTGCTATCTTCTGTTTTCTTCATTTGGGAAGCTATTGACAAAAACTACACATTTGTAAAAAGCACATTTATTTGGAGATACACAAAGATATATACATACTTGCATAATCATGTTTCTTTAACACACATCTTCGACATTGTGTGTTTTTTAGTTTATTAAatgttatatattattatatatatacagtggggcaaa
Above is a genomic segment from Oncorhynchus masou masou isolate Uvic2021 chromosome 12, UVic_Omas_1.1, whole genome shotgun sequence containing:
- the LOC135549295 gene encoding C5a anaphylatoxin chemotactic receptor 1-like; the encoded protein is MNSSSNSSFNSTWIPGGVVSGHLILSIIMGLCCVLGLPGNIAVLVVILRRSSRRLNFTLCLMLNLASSDILCMAMVPVLIYNILYNWTLGRAACKLATFLLYFSQCCNVLTVTLLGVHRYLQVLYPQMWNRLGRKGEAVLFLALWGLAGALTAPAVATRDVVDGWPHCQRHTGSDAERFAVLVLETVLCFVVPFSVLVTTYCRLHWRVNQTVLFSSAKMTWLVISVVVAFFILWIPVNIVKVLAIACIVLQTSHPEVSDALWSHGNKLVHVALCFMVINCCLDPFLYAFASRRIREQPKSSSRGKNRMQVTNI